One segment of Anopheles stephensi strain Indian chromosome 3, UCI_ANSTEP_V1.0, whole genome shotgun sequence DNA contains the following:
- the LOC118511923 gene encoding uncharacterized protein LOC118511923 isoform X1 has translation MFSCLWQLWDWIDPPTFTTMESKKLQQLQQANSHLAPMPQMKPPQGGGGYQHPPPPGGYDYGATAAAPGRATMFPPNASQYQSYGQHGQHPSSLRSPYSTGSPKSSLSTNSGALYGATDVGDLSSTSGGPSYHLPAGQQGMLLPHQQQFRSNTLGPGGAYGYDQHQQQLYRVSSPSSGSGGASGERERLYQTAPLVRSGITGSGVGTPHSVTSGMSSSQNAPMSKLELQFQQLQREKIQQQIKTATEAIAHQQQTFALRQQLNPPVPNYHLKQNLLQNLSQHHQQQIQQQQQQQPSPQTQLQVHKHPQYSAQQQQQQQQKQLVQQHQQKQQQQQKQHHQQMQHAMKQQQQMQQQQQQLQQQQQQARYTSSGSQNRNAPPSSLNLMNHCQPVASETDKIMRSHVPSYHGTVNDASGGAGIGLYGEEESLYHQKGGYQQGGIASPPGASSEIIIQQNIPGQVVNQACQTQISSMLLAGNGGGAAPQQQQQQQQQVKSSPSDTLSSPSHDSSERRRGGGGGGGQQHTLKSPVTKRPANAPVALSGWLYKQGSDGLKVWRRRWFVLSEYVLYYYKGQEEEKLLGTVLLPSYKVSACFPEDKIYRKFAFKCEHANMRTFVFAAENGESMSQWVRALTLATMMIQHVGPEQEGTQQQQQQQQQQYSNNQANSSGNSGELLSSDSSGTGGPQSQGSNDTMKLIQQASGNGSSSSSGAGAAGLNDSMSLPQPLYANAPPKPRRVNDAGYSSPSPEHTFMPDRYEQMVQHQQMLFPGTAPGAQPGGGMAVGNNRTPTALTAQAIYGDPKRIERDLYIQKLIEQQQQQQQLNASKQQQQQQQQQQQQQQQQQLGMQSSPLHGQKLRSAPGAGTNPFLYPSNDRRTPDTYGPPNAAIDPKHMSDYEDIYNLTMLSKSLPSNTAGPMEGMIGEGGVAGGTSYKRPSSPLRYDSNGAFPPYMGNSLYNAGQFEHTLAAGAAPLPQHVQMRARPIPPTIPRPHSADFLDYEARHPISQTISGTNDEPSPVHRTPRPKSSLDINRTPDHYYYSEASYAEKMRLQSASYLQRANNSGTGASRKQRSDELQGLFAGGTMPREGLYRSGSGKIMPAQQQQQVEDYAIGSQSMPRPSATDRAGGNSRPTVSSLKKQGSGSSLQQQQEQFARSASARLPRKEEDSSARDGERKREESMKRLLEWKQRMLQSPLTKKIASQHSATMASAESLNPGSSTASDRRRQEDIYGMKSEDSLLRADYYGATYERQSIGDLTGIGAASARKHGGSVANIAQTSAYGSEVKLNGDYNSYSSDDEDGRNFAPAGRSSPLVSTVATKELAEAPQPTPPPPPPPPPPLPPHNLTPHNHSHQFSDIIAGSGSTDNPMHTTLSQALYTGTPSGGSGGEGRERIVKPAASESPDRRHSKAEQQKKDNVPTEYAMSEHHQDEDEDDGVYEDSLVNHASVTASPNLSVDANVYENSFVKAPNDQISHKTNDSNGRHAADGVEAGLAQDLVNLVVRGASDKGSGRVNGSGNHYNSSGEAKPLLITGMVTPKQHEQQLQAYVPVYKHSLASLSIKALHTPASNVVSEMGNKEFAKEMENITPESSNTQKGIFKGNSDAGLQDLADEEAADDGDDIFEYTDEDLDEALQHAEEEQETSSGKEPGQRSTNDPSSAGLLNYGASMDDELSMQIMEGHYMPMTPRKNLISSASSCTTLSLLSRNNNMLPTAQRLSSSSSTGKLQACESLTAMDILDSIQKSNEMHMCNAYDESTYIEMTKGALGKSVFAAAEDLRGTTYEMIMVPESSRSLAGKAAGDGGELGVNRTAPDSEPLYMELSQLHSSIKTLTKQDSKHAHNNGSGKKDEKLDVKGVDGGGQTKKRQNLESSAEIGGEKTSTMVRMKNAVTSSSGGTSGVNKKKKKDKNWPDIVMQSSRTDSESESDTPDKLSDELSKRIKKKTNGKEKKPTAANVTDLQSKTMARSRFSLSDTFRPASYYLGASGSTTAPFGHGTGAGESSFDILLDSSDSDIVSPPPIPITSLPLDEPDGGGGGCIDEGRMLLGTVDMQRYGNREKFRSSEAIDLIKNHHLAQEKRQSVQSLIAGTSSGGQSLAGSMNLSYGMRRESGSISSNRSSLRSSSQGLFSAGNNGAVGKQTRDSLSGHERCYDGVSHASSEYEILVRDACASGGGRLGSAMGSARKDDSSARSSITLSETSGSIEWRSRSCMDVSMRNKRRPISGSSVNCPIEMALDGLDGSAEMGGGAEMDANPCNRYLSKANIEDGQAAIAGSSTGELNSNSCNFSQNGHDNSIYYENVDITGPTVPELATRNLGGPILSPLREKNLSLHDARCQSEYLGTVLEGNSLDVENASLSSAMDPDQQSSCTIRYDRYDRSNQCNRTITPIDGGLHSGATEASHSRNNSTLSSEAAPYYYSDLQAARAREEDSQVQYQPGNGSAHTSPSASFAAGDTLNNQRDPGGLRKHTTGSIFHIHNPLNTLKTANLLLHASANEKHAEIDRKNLYESDRIGQKDVNKTIAASLAAGGGKIAGLSTGRSSSSLSVNAFRDGSVSRLSSGSMCSSSFQRRDSGASARHSRATDDPVPGCSTARRDEMQPMHDIAGGNISSGDQLWEEDTLWRDNLRRVSHIHAKSMDNLDHLGTIRSPSAALLAKTINQQQQQHQQQEQRDMMQERLRDGCELIEPSGEEAHKKPTVKINRKDVTYVNEHLTNLAVSKAPGLGEQINVGTLKKSILRQPMANSAGETQSRLTGAVLGHEGMMAVDGAGCNGDDDDVYVQLASNVSSSGTIVRDGRWSSSSGRESDAVYEVLRDEINRYDINRETIRQWDLMSSGLVNSSGSTASNYSKTNGTNSETSSRTLRANSSPIVSKTNTTEAAVDHHHLEAHTLSRPATRPFIASQSFSESGGKPNDAETGHSVNNREYSITNSKRNVDSLMEKYNFDSNKHMNVRKSDTREVGVEDCMATKQ, from the exons atgtttAGCTGTCTTTGGCAATTATGGGATTG GATTGATCCGCCCACGTTTACGACGATGGAGAGCAAAAAGTtgcagcagctgcaacaaGCCAATTCGCATCTGGCGCCGATGCCTCAGATGAAGCCTCCGCAGGGTGGCGGTGGATATCAGCATCCGCCACCACCGGGTGGCTACGACTACGGTGCGACGGCAGCAGCTCCCGGTCGTGCGACCATGTTTCCACCGAATGCATCGCAGTACCAGAGCTATGGTCAGCACGGTCAACACCCGTCTTCGCTACGGTCACCGTACTCGACCGGTAGCCCAAAGTCCTCGCTCAGCACCAACAGTGGTGCGCTCTACGGTGCGACAGATGTTGGAGATCTTTCGTCCACCAGCGGTGGACCATCCTACCATCTACCGGCCGGGCAGCAAGGAATGCTTCTACCGCACCAGCAACAGTTTCGCAGCAACACTCTCGGCCCCGGTGGAGCATACGGGTAcgatcagcaccagcagcagctgtaccGTGTGAGCTCACCATCGAGTGGAAGTGGAGGCGCAAGTGGCGAACGGGAACGATTGTACCAAACGGCGCCGTTGGTGCGATCTGGCATCACTGGAAGCGGCGTTGGAACGCCACACTCGGTGACGAGCGGGATGAGTTCGTCACAGAATGCCCCAATGTCGAAGCTGGAGCTACAGTTTCAACAGCTTcagcgagaaaaaatacaacaacagATCAAAACGGCCACTGAAGCGATTgcacatcagcagcaaacGTTTGCCTTACGGCAGCAGCTGAACCCGCCAGTTCCAAACTATCATCTGAAGCAAAATCTACTGCAGAATCTCtcccagcaccaccagcaacaaattcaacagcagcagcagcaacagccatCGCCCCAAACTCAGTTGCAGGTTCATAAGCATCCGCAGTATTCtgctcagcagcaacagcagcagcagcaaaagcagctagtgcagcagcatcagcagaagcaacagcaacagcaaaagcaacacCATCAGCAGATGCAACATGCcatgaagcagcagcagcaaatgcagcagcaacagcaacaactgcagcagcaacaacagcaggcaCGATATACTTCGAGCGGATCACAGAACCGCAATGCACCGCCATCTAGCCTGAATCTTATGAACCACTGTCAACCGGTAGCTAGCGAAACTGATAAGATAATGCGCTCGCACGTGCCATCCTACCATGGGACAGTGAACGATGCGAGTGGTGGTGCGGGCATCGGGTTGTATGGCGAGGAAGAATCTTTATACCACCAAAAGGGTGGCTATCAGCAGGGCGGAATAGCTTCTCCACCAGGTGCAAGCAGCGAAATCATCATCCAGCAAAACATTCCAGGACAGGTGGTTAACCAGGCTTGTCAGACACAGATCAGTTCGATGCTGTTGGCCGGGAACGGTGGCGGTGCTgctccacaacaacaacagcaacaacagcagcaggtcaAATCGTCACCGTCAGACACACTCTCAAGTCCTTCGCATGATTCCAGCGAGCGCcggcgtggtggtggtggtggtggtggacagcAGCACACACTAAAGTCTCCCGTCACCAAGCGGCCGGCTAATGCGCCCGTTGCGTTGTCCGGCTGGCTGTATAAGCAGGGTTCCGATGGGCTGAAGGTATGGCGCCGGCGCTGGTTTGTGCTGTCCGAGTACGTGCTGTACTACTACAAGGGTCAAGAGGAGGAAAAGCTGCTGGGAACCGTGCTGCTTCCATCGTACAAGGTATCCGCCTGTTTTCCGGAGGACAAAATCTACCGCAAGTTTGCGTTCAAATGTGAGCATGCGAACATGCGCACGTTCGTGTTTGCGGCggagaacggtgaatccatgaGCCAGTGGGTACGGGCGTTGACGTTAGCCACGATGATGATACAGCATGTGGGTCCCGAGCAGGAGGgaacccagcagcagcagcagcagcagcagcagcagtacagcaATAACCAGGCAAACAGCAGTGGAAATAGCGGCGAACTTTTGTCCAGCGACTCGAGCGGTACCGGTGGCCCCCAGTCGCAGGGTTCGAACGATACCATGAAACTTATTCAGCAAGCGAGCGGCAACGgaagtagcagtagcagcgggGCAGGTGCCGCCGGGCTTAACGATAGTATGTCGTTACCGCAGCCACTGTACGCGAATGCACCGCCCAAGCCGCGAAGGGTTAACGATGCAGGTTATTCTTCACCTAGCCCCGAACACACGTTTATGCCGGATCGTTACGAGCAAATGGTGCAACATCAGCAAATGCTTTTCCCAGGAACAGCACCCGGTGCCCAGCCCGGCGGTGGAATGGCGGTGGGAAACAACCGGACGCCGACTGCTTTAACGGCTCAGGCGATCTACGGTGATCCGAAACGGATCGAGCGGGATTTGTACATTCAAAAGCTTattgagcagcagcaacaacagcagcaattgAATGCttccaaacagcagcagcagcagcagcagcaacagcaacagcaacagcaacaacaacaacttgGAATGCAGTCATCGCCCCTGCATGGCCAGAAGCTGCGAAGTGCGCCCGGAGCCGGAACGAATCCATTTCTGTACCCTAGTAATGATCGCCGCACTCCGGATACGTACGGGCCGCCAAATGCAGCGATCGATCCCAAGCACATGTCCGACTATGAGGACATCTATAACTTAACCATGCTGTCGAAATCGCTACCATCGAACACGGCTGGCCCGATGGAGGGGATGATCGGGGAGGGGGGTGTGGCAGGTGGGACAAGCTATAAACGACCATCCAGTCCACTGCGCTACGACAGTAATGGAGCATTTCCTCCGTACATGGGAAACTCATTGTACAATGCCGGTCAATTTGAG CATACGTTAGCCGCAGGTGCTGCACCGTTACCGCAGCACGTTCAGATGCGTGCCCGACCTATTCCACCAACCATTCCTAGGCCACATTCTGCCGACTTTTTGGATTATGAAGCAAGGCATCCCATTAGCCAGACGATCAGCGGCACTAATGACGAACCGAGCCCGGTACATCGCACTCCGCGGCCCAAGTCCAGCCTGGACATTAACCGAACGCCCGATCACTATTACTATTCTGAGGCGAGCTATGCGGAGAAGATGCGGCTGCAAAGCGCATCGTACCTGCAGCGGGCAAACAACTCCGGTACTGGTGCATCGCGCAAGCAACGATCCGACGAACTACAAG GATTGTTCGCCGGCGGAACGATGCCCCGAGAAGGATTGTACCGCAGTGGCAGTGGTAAGATCATGCcagcgcaacagcagcaacaggtggAGGATTATGCCATAGGGTCACAAAGTATGCCCCGCCCCTCTGCTACTGACCGTGCCGGGGGAAACAGTCGTCCGACTGTGAGTAGCTTGAAGAAACAAGGAAGTGGATCCTcgctgcaacagcagcaggagcaaTTCGCACGCTCAGCAAGCGCCCGGTTGCCTCGCAAAGAGGAAGATTCATCCGCCCGGGATGGTGAACGCAAACGGGAAGAATCAATGAAGCGGCTGCTCGAATGGAAGCAACGTATGTTGCAATCGCCTCTGACGAAAAAAATCGCTAGCCAACATTCGGCCACCATGGCTTCGGCCGAATCGCTTAATCCAGGCTCCTCCACTGCAAGCGACCGGCGGCGGCAGGAGGATATCTATGGCATGAAGTCGGAAGATTCTCTTCTTCGCGCCGATTACTACGGTGCGACGTATGAACGGCAATCGATCGGCGATCTGACCGGGATTGGGGCGGCATCCGCTAGAAAGCATGGTGGCAGTGTGGCCAACATTGCCCAAACATCGGCGTACGGCAGTGAGGTGAAGCTGAACGGTGATTACAACAGCTACTCGTCGGATGATGAAG ATGGAAGAAATTTTGCGCCGGCAGGAAGGTCATCCCCACTCGTTAGTACCGTTGCCACGAAAGAGTTAGCAGAAGCACCACAACcaacacctccaccaccaccaccaccaccaccacctctaCCACCACACAATTTAACACCACACAACCACAGCCACCAATTTTCCGATATCATCGCTGGCTCTGGCAGCACTGATAATCCGATGCACACAACCTTATCGCAAGCTTTGTACACCGGCACTCCCAGTGGCGGCAGTGGTGGTGAGGGTAGAGAAAGGATTGTCAAACCAGCCGCTAGTGAAAGCCCGGACAGGAGGCACAGTAAGGcggagcagcagaagaaggatAACGTACCGACGGAATATGCGATGAGTGAGCATCACcaggatgaggatgaggatgatggGGTGTATGAGGATAGTTTAGTGAACCACGCAAGTGTTACCGCAAGTCCCAACCTGAGTGTGGATGCGAATGTATATGAAAATAGTTTTGTTAAAGCGCCAAACGATCAAATTAGTCACAAGACTAACGATAGCAATGGGCGTCATGCGGCGGACGGTGTGGAAGCCGGTCTCGCCCAGGACCTTGTTAACCTCGTTGTACGTGGTGCTAGTGATAAAGGCAGTGGCAGGGTAAATGGTAGTGGGAATCATTATAATTCATCAGGGGAAGCTAAACCATTGCTAATAACGGGTATGGTTACACCTAAGCAACATGAACAACAATTGCAAGCATATGTCCCTGTTTATAAGCACAGCCTAGCATCGCTCAGTATCAAGGCGCTGCATACACCTGCGTCGAATGTTGTGAGCGAAATGGGCAACAAGGAGTTTGctaaagaaatggaaaacataACTCCCGAGTCATCGAATACCCAAAAAGGGATATTCAAGGGTAATAGCGATGCAGGTCTTCAGGATCTCGCTGATGAAGAGGCAGCGGATGATGGAGATGATATCTTTGAGTATACCGATGAAGATTTAGATGAAGCATTGCAGCACGCTGAGGAAGAACAGGAAACTAGCTCCGGTAAAGAACCGGGCCAAAGGTCCACCAATGATCCATCTTCGGCGGGGTTGCTGAACTACGGAGCGTCGATGGACGACGAACTGTCGATGCAGATCATGGAAGGACACTACATGCCGATGACTCCAAGGAAGAACCTCATTAGCTCCGCTAGCAGCTGTACGACGCTGTCACTCTTGAGTCGTAACAACAATATGCTTCCAACGGCTCAGCGgttgtcgtcgtcatcatcgacTGGCAAGTTGCAAGCTTGCGAAAGCTTGACAGCGATGGACATACTGGATTCGATacaaaaaagcaacgaaaTGCACATGTGCAACGCGTACGACGAGAGCACATACATCGAGATGACGAAGGGTGCACTGGGAAAGAGCGTGTTTGCGGCGGCAGAGGATTTGCGGGGCACGACCTACGAGATGATAATGGTTCCGGAGTCTTCCCGCTCGCTGGCAGGTAAAGCTGCTGGCGATGGTGGTGAGCTGGGTGTGAATCGAACTGCACCCGACTCCGAACCACTGTACATGGAGCTGTCGCAACTGCATAGCAGCATCAAGACACTAACGAAGCAAGATTCTAAGCATGCACACAACAATGGAAGTGggaaaaaggatgaaaaacTCGACGTGAAAGGCGTTGACGGTGGTGGACAAACGAAAAAGAGGCAGAATTTGGAGAGCAGTGCCGAAATTGGTGGCGAAAAGACGAGCACGATGGTGCGCATGAAAAATGCCGTCactagcagcagcggcggGACAAGCGGTgtgaataagaagaagaaaaaagacaaaaactgGCCCGATATAGTGATGCAATCGAGCAGGACCGACAGTGAGAGCGAATCGGACACGCCGGATAAGTTGAGCGATGAGTTGAGCAAACGAATCAAGAAGAAAACCAACGGTAAGGAGAAGAAGCCGACTGCTGCCAATGTTACCGATCTGCAGAGCAAAACGATGGCCCGTTCGCGCTTTAGTCTGTCCGACACTTTCCGACCAGCTTCCTACTATCTCGGGGCAAGTGGCAGTACAACAGCACCGTTCGGCCACGGTACGGGTGCAGGGGAAAGCTCGTTCGATATTTTGCTAGACAGCTCCGATAGTGACATTGTGTCGCCGCCTCCAATACCGATCACTTCGCTGCCGCTCGATGAACCTgacggtggcggcggcggctgcaTAGATGAGGGAAGAATGTTGCTAGGCACCGTGGACATGCAACGATACGGGAATCGGGAAAAGTTTCGATCGAGTGAAGCGATCGATCTGATCAAAAATCACCACCTCGCACAGGAGAAGCGGCAATCGGTACAGAGTTTGATTGCGGGAACGTCCAGCGGTGGCCAATCGTTGGCTGGCTCGATGAATCTGTCTTATGGGATGCGCAGAGAGAGTGGTAGTATTTCGTCGAATCGCTCAAGTCTACGCAGCAGTTCACAGGGGTTGTTTTCTGCTGGAAATAATGGTGCGGTTGGGAAGCAGACGCGAGATTCACTCAGCGGTCACGAGCGTTGCTATGATGGTGTGTCCCATGCATCGTCAGAATACGAAATACTTGTTCGGGATGCGTGTGCAAGCGGCGGGGGTAGATTAGGATCAGCCATGGGATCAGCACGCAAGGACGATTCGTCTGCCCGGAGTTCGATCACGCTGTCCGAAACGAGTGGTTCCATCGAGTGGAGAAGTCGCTCGTGTATGGACGTGTCGATGCGGAACAAGAGACGCCCCATATCGGGTAGTTCTGTCAATTGTCCTATCGAAATGGCTTTGGATGGGCTTGATGGTAGTGCCGAGATGGGTGGTGGGGCCGAAATGGACGCTAATCCGTGCAATCGCTATCTGAGCAAAGCGAATATTGAAGACGGACAGGCTGCTATTGCGGGAAGTAGCACAGGCGAGTTGAACAGCAACTCGTGCAACTTTTCACAAAACGGACACGATAACAGTATCTACTATGAGAATGTAGATATAACGGGACCTACTGTGCCCGAATTAGCAACGAGAAACCTAGGCGGCCCAATACTCAGTCCGctaagggaaaaaaatctctcGCTGCATGATGCACGTTGCCAATCGGAATATCTTGGCACCGTTCTCGAAGGCAACAGTCTTGACGTGGAAAATGCGTCCCTATCGTCCGCGATGGATCCCGATCAACAGAGTTCGTGCACTATACGCTATGATCGATACGATCGGTCGAATCAATGTAACAGGACAATTACGCCAATCGATGGAGGCTTACATTCAGGCGCGACGGAAGCGAGCCACAGTCGCAACAATAGTACGCTGTCGTCCGAGGCTGCTCCCTACTACTATTCCGATCTGCAGGCAGCTCGAGCACGGGAAGAGGATAGCCAGGTTCAGTATCAACCTGGGAACGGTAGTGCCCATACCTCACCGTCCGCATCATTTGCAGCTGGTGATACGCTCAACAATCAGCGTGATCCTGGAGGATTGCGTAAGCATACGACTGGCAGCATTTTCCACATTCACAATCCGCTGAACACACTCAAGACGGCCAACTTGCTGTTGCATGCGTCCGCTAACGAGAAGCATGCCGAGATTGATCGCAAAAACCTGTACGAATCGGACCGGATCGGTCAAAAGGATGTTAACAAAACGATCGCTGCATCTCTGGCGGCCGGAGGAGGAAAGATTGCCGGACTGTCGACGGGTAGATCATCTTCCTCTTTGTCCGTAAACGCATTCCGGGATGGTTCAGTCAGTCGGTTATCGTCTGGTTCTATGTGCAGCTCCTCATTCCAACGTCGAGACAGTGGTGCAAGCGCTAGACATTCGAGAGCAACTGATGATCCTGTGCCGGGATGTAGCACCGCTCGGAGGGACGAAATGCAACCGATGCACGACATTGCTGGTGGCAACATTTCGTCGGGCGATCAACTCTGGGAGGAAGATACCCTGTGGAGAGATAACCTAAGACGCGTGTCTCACATTCACGCCAAGTCAATGGACAATCTGGACCATCTTGGTACGATTAGATCACCTTCCGCTGCTTTGCTAGCGAAAACAAtcaaccaacagcagcagcagcatcagcagcaggaacagCGTGACATGATGCAGGAAAGGCTTCGCGATGGATGCGAGCTGATCGAACCAAGCGGTGAGgaggcacacaaaaaaccaactGTCAAAATAAATCGTAAGGATGTGACCTATGTTAACGAGCATCTAACAAATCTGGCCGTATCGAAAGCGCCGGGACTAGGTGAGCAGATAAACGTGGGCACACTGAAGAAATCTATTCTACGTCAACCAATGGCAAACTCTGCCGGCGAAACACAGTCCCGACTGACGGGAGCTGTCCTGGGCCACGAAGGCATGATGGCGGTAGACGGTGCTGGTTGCAATggagacgatgatgatgtttatGTGCAGCTTGCAAGTAACGTATCCTCTTCCGGTACGATCGTACGCGATGGCCGATGGTCGTCGTCCAGCGGGCGAGAATCGGATGCGGTTTACGAGGTGCTGCGTGATGAAATCAATCGATACGATATCAACCGCGAAACAATTAGACAGTGGGATCTGATGTCCAGTGGACTGGTCAACAGTAGCGGTAGTACTGCGAGCAATTACTCGAAAACAAATGGAACCAATAGTGAAACGAGTAGCAGGACATTGCGTGCCAATAGCAGCCCTATCGTTAGCAAAACCAATACGACGGAAGCTGCCgtggatcatcatcatttggAAGCTCACACATTGTCCAGGCCAGCAACTAGACCGTTTATAGCATCACAATCCTTTTCTGAGTCTGGTGGAAAACCAAACGATGCTGAGACAGGGCACAGTGTGAATAATAGAGAATACAGTATTACCAATAGTAAACGAAACGTGGACTCGCTGATGGAGAAGTATAACTTTGATAGCAACAAGCATATGAACGTCCGGAAAAGTGACACGAGAGAAGTTGGTGTAGAGGATTGTATGGCTACAAAACAATGA